The genomic stretch AGATCGCTTGCTCACACCAGGCGAGGTGGCCGCGCTGTTCCGCGTCGACCCGAAGACAGTCACGCGATGGGCCGCAGCCGGACGCATCGGCAGCATTCGCACACCGGGTGGCCATCGTCGGTTCCGCGAGTCCGAGGTCCGCGCGTTGCTGGAAGGCGACGGCGTGGTCGAGGAGATGCGCGAGGACGACGCCGCCAACCGCCCACGCAACGCGGGTCCGACGAACCCGGGCATGGGCTACGGCCCGCCCAACGGGTTGCGCTGAGCGTTCAGCTCGCCTTTCCACCGGGTCAGGAGCGTGTGCGCCACACCCATGGCGTCCAGCGCCTTGCCCGCCACGAAATCGATGAGCTGCTGCGCCGTGGCCTGCGCCCCGGAGCCGTAGAAACCGGGGCTGGCCGGCAGCACGACCGCCCCGGCATCGTGCAGGGCGATCAGGTGCTCCAGGTGACTGCGTGTAACCGGCGTTTCCCGGGGCACCACGACCGTACGCCGTCGCTCCTTGAGGTTGACCTCGGCCGCGCGCTGCAGCAGATCCTTGGACAGGCCGATGGCGATGCCCGCGCACGCCGCCGTGCTGGCCGGCACCACGATCATGCCCTTGGCCGGGTATGACCCGCTGCTCGGTCCGGCGGCCAGGTCACCGGCCGGCCAGTACGTCAGGTCGCCCAGGTCGCGGCCCAGCCAGGCGCCGACGTCGTCCTTCCAGTGGGCGTCGCGGACGGTCGCGCCGGTCTCGTCGAGGATGGTGAGCCGGGCCGCCTTCGAGATCACCAGGTCGACCGCCTCGCCCGCGTCGAGCAGCCCGCTCAGCACCGCCCTGGCGTAGGGCGTGCCCGAGGCACCCGAGACACCGACGACCCACGGTTCACGCATGCCTCAAGTGTGCCCGCCAGTCGCGCGCCGTCCGGGCGGAAGTGGGGAACGACTCGGCCCTGTTCTGGCCGCTCTCGCCGGACGGAGCCGCCGGGGGAACGGCACACCGGCCGGCCATGGTCACAGGAGGAGCAGGTCGAGCAGGGCGAAGAGGAACAGGGCGATGCCGACGAAGCCGTTGGCGGTGAAGAACGCCCGGTTGACCTTGGACAGGTCGTCCGCGGTGACGACGACGTGCTGGTAGACGAACGCGGCCGCGGTCAGGAGCAGGCCGATCCACCAGAGCCACCCGAGACCCACGAGCTGGCCGAACCAGACGAACGCCGCGAACGTCACCACGTGGGTGACGGTGGAGATGTGCAGGGCCGTGCGCACGCCGAAACGGGCCGGGGTCGAGTGCACGCCGATCCTGCGGTCGACCTCGACGTCCTGGCAGGCGTAGATGATGTCGAAGCCGCCGATCCAGAGCCCGACCGCGAGGCCCAGCACCCAGGCCGGGCCCGAGCCGTCGAACGTGCCGGTGATCGCCAGCCAGGCGCCGACCGGGGCCACTGCCTGGGCCAGCGCGAGCACGTAGTGCGGGAAGTTCGTGAACCTCTTGGCGTACGGGTAGACCACCAGCGGGATCACGGCGAGCGGCGACAGCACGAGGCAGAGCGGATTGAGCAGGGCTGCCGCCGCGAACAGGACCACCAGCGAGACGGCGGCGCCGGTCCAGGCCGTACGGAGCGACACCGCGCCGGTGACGAGCTCGCGGTTCTGCGTACGGGGGTTGAGGGCGTCGATCTTGCGGTCGAGGATGCGGTTGGCCGCCATCGCGAAGGTGCGGCCGGCGACCATGGCCACGGTGACGAGAAGCAGGTCGAGCCAGTGAACGCCGGTGCCGAGGCGGTCGAGCGCCACGGCCGCGGACAGGTAGGCGAACGGCAGCGCGAACACCGAGTGCTCGATGGCGACCAGGCGCAGGAACGCCTTGACCTTGCCGGGTTTCTCGGGCGTCGCCGCGACCGCCGTCATATGCCGTACTCCTTCCAGCGCTTGTCCACCAGGCTGCTGACCTCACCGGACATCACCATTTCCTCGGGCCAGCCTCGTGAGTAGCCCTCCGACGGCAGCTTACGGGTGGCGTCGATGCCCGCCTTGCCGCCCCAGAACTGCTGGTAGGACGCGTGGTCGAGGTGGTCGACAGGGCCCTCGGTGAGCAGCAGGTCGCGGCTGTAGTCGACGTTGCCGAGCGCGCGGAAGGCGACCTCGTTGTAGTCGTGGACGTCGCAGTCCTCGTCGACGATGACGATCAGCTTGGTGAACGACATCGAGTGGGCGCCCCAGATCGCGTTCATGATCTTTTGCGCGTGTTTCGGGTAGCGCTTGCGGATCGAGACGATCGCGCAGTTGTGGAAGACGCCGGCCGAGGGCAGGTCGTAGTCGACGATGTCGGGGATCAGCATCTTGAGCAGCGGCCGGAAGAGGCGCTCGGTCGCCTTGCCGAGGCCGTGGTCCTCCTGCGGCGGCTTCGACGTGATGATCGAGTGGTAGATCGGCTTCTTGCGCATCGTCATGCACTCGATGTGCAGCACCGGGAACGGCTCGACCGGGGTGTAGAAACCGGTGTGGTCGCCGAACGGGCCCTCGGGCAGCCGTTCGCCGGGCTCGAGATAGCCCTCGAGGATGATCTGGGCCTCGGCCGGCACCTGCAGCGGGACGGTCAGGCAGTCGACCATCTCGACCCGCTCGCCACGCAGGAAGCCCGCGAACAGGTATTCGTCGATGTCGGAGGGCAGCGGCGCGGACGCCGAATAGCTGACCACGGGGTCGCAGCCGATCGCGATGGCCACCGGCAGGCGCTGACCGAGGCGCTCGGCGACCGCGTGGTGGGCGGTGGAGTCCTTATGGATCTGCCAGTGCATGCCGAGCGTGTTCCTCGAGTGCTGCTGCAGGCGATAGAGCCCGAGGTTGCGCTTGCCGGTCTCGGGGTGCTTGGTGTGGGTGAGGCCGAAGTTGTGGAAGATGCCGCCGTCACCGGGCCAGACCTGCAGGCCGGGCAGCAGGCCGAGATCGACCTCGTCGCCCTTGAGCACCACCTCTTGGCACGGGGCCGTCTTGACCTTGCGCGGCGGCAGCGACTTGAGCTGAAGCACCTTGCCGATGCCCTCGCGGATACCGGACCAGCCGACCGGAAGCTCCGGCTTGATCATCCCCCCGATGCGGTCGCCCACCTCGTCAAGACTTTCGACCCCGAGGGCCATGGCCATCCGCTTCTCGGTGCCGAAGAGGTTGATCGCCAGCGGCATCGAGCCACGGGTCGGCCGCTCGAACAGCAGAGCCGGGCCGCCCTCGCGGACCGTACGGGTCACCACCTCGCTGATCTCGAGCGTCGGGTCGACCGGGACGGTCACCCGCCGCAGCTCGCCGGCCGCCTCGAGGGCGTCGAGGAAGCTCTGCAGATCTTCATAGGGAAACCCACGAGGCGCCATGACAACCAGTCTGGCGCACGGCTCCGACAGTTCCGCGTCCGGGCGATCACCGTCACCCGCGATGTCCGATTCGAGTTGAGTGGGCGATTGTCGAACTGAACTCGGGCGAGGTGCAGGTGAAGATCCGTAACGTGGCGCTGTGGTGCGCGCTGGCGGGGCTCGTCGCCGCCCTGGCCGGGACAAACCCCGCGGTTGGCAAGCCGGCCCTGCCCGCCTGCCCGGCATCGGGAAAGTCCACGCGTCCTCCCAGTCAGCCGGCCGGCCCGAAGAGCGCCGGGGCCTGCCGTGCCACAGGTCACATCCTTGAGTCCGGCGTCAGGATCGCGCGTCGCGGCGAGCCCGGCTTCACCCCGAGCGGCTACCACCACCTCGGCGCCAACACCGGCGGCGAGTGGGCCGGCGTCTCCGGCCGGATGTCGGTGGTCGACGGCTCGATCCGCCCCCGCTCCTACGACTTCGTCGCCGGCCGGTTCATGGTCAAGCGCAACCTGGGCCGCGGCGTCATCGCCTGGCTCGAGGCGGGCTGGGCCGAGACCGGTTGGGCCGGCCCCGGCCGGCAGAAGATCTACACGTTCAACACCAACACCAAGACCTGGCAGTTCTACGACCAGTACACACTGCGGCCCGGCGACAAGGTGTGGCTCGACCTGCACGCCGACTCCGACGGGGTGTGGAGCGCGTGGCTGTGGTGGGGCAACCGGTGGAACCTGCTCACCGCCCAGCGCCTGCCGCTGGGCCTGGCCGCGACGATCGAGCAGTACGTCGAGGTGCACGTGGACTCGGGACGGCCCGGCCGCATCGACGTGCCCCCGGTGACCGTCGACAACGTACGACTGCAGCCGGGTGGCGGCGGGCAGGCACGCTTCTGGCGCGACGACGTGCCCACGCTGACCGGCTCCGACCCGTCCCGCCGCGAGCTCAGCGGCGGGTTCTGCCTCGACTGGCTGACCCGTTACGACACGTGGACGGCCGGGAACTGCGGCCGCGGTTAGCCGGCGTTCGCGTACGAGTGCAGGCCCTCGAAGAACAGGTTGATGCCGAACAGGTTCATCAGCATGGTCACGAAGCCGAGCAGCGCGATCCAGGTCGCCACCGTGCGCTTGACGCTCGGCGTGGCCCGGGCGTGCAGGTAACCGGCGTAGACGATCCAGGAGATGAACGCCCAGACCTCCTTGGGGTCCCAGCCCCAGTAACGCCCCCACGACGCCTCGGCCCAGATCGGACCCGCGATCAGCGCGCCGAAGGTGAACAGCGGGAACGCGAACGCGTGCAGGCGGAACGTCAGCCGCTCGAGCGCTCCCGCCTCGGGCACGTTCTTGCCCAGCGTGTACGGGAAGCTGCGCTTGCCGTTGTCGTAGCCGTCGCGGATCAGGAACATCGCGGCCGGCACGGCGCCGACCAGGAAGATGCCGGTGCCGATGATGATCGTCGACACGTGGATGATGAACCAGTACGACTTCAGGGCCGGGACCAGCGGGCCGACCGGGGTGTAGGCGATCATGCTGGCCGCCCCGAGCATGACCACGAGCGCCAGCGCGGCGAACAGGCCCAGGTGCCGCACGGCCGGGCGGGCGAGCACGATGCCGATCCACACCGCCGAGGCGATGAACGTGGTGGCCAGGATGTACTCGTACATGTTGCCCCACGGCATCCGGTCGGCCGCGACACCGCGGGTGACCAGGCCGCCGAGGTGCAGCAGCACGGCGACGACGTTGAGGCCGACCGCGACCTTGCCGACCA from Paractinoplanes brasiliensis encodes the following:
- the mqnP gene encoding menaquinone biosynthesis prenyltransferase MqnP; this encodes MTAVAATPEKPGKVKAFLRLVAIEHSVFALPFAYLSAAVALDRLGTGVHWLDLLLVTVAMVAGRTFAMAANRILDRKIDALNPRTQNRELVTGAVSLRTAWTGAAVSLVVLFAAAALLNPLCLVLSPLAVIPLVVYPYAKRFTNFPHYVLALAQAVAPVGAWLAITGTFDGSGPAWVLGLAVGLWIGGFDIIYACQDVEVDRRIGVHSTPARFGVRTALHISTVTHVVTFAAFVWFGQLVGLGWLWWIGLLLTAAAFVYQHVVVTADDLSKVNRAFFTANGFVGIALFLFALLDLLLL
- a CDS encoding UbiX family flavin prenyltransferase — translated: MREPWVVGVSGASGTPYARAVLSGLLDAGEAVDLVISKAARLTILDETGATVRDAHWKDDVGAWLGRDLGDLTYWPAGDLAAGPSSGSYPAKGMIVVPASTAACAGIAIGLSKDLLQRAAEVNLKERRRTVVVPRETPVTRSHLEHLIALHDAGAVVLPASPGFYGSGAQATAQQLIDFVAGKALDAMGVAHTLLTRWKGELNAQRNPLGGP
- the ccsB gene encoding c-type cytochrome biogenesis protein CcsB — translated: MAELSNQLMAAAVLLYLAAMVAYAGEYAFGKRSRVGRAAARPAKQLVGAGAPVEPPVADDVTPAPVRRDRGELVGKVAVGLNVVAVLLHLGGLVTRGVAADRMPWGNMYEYILATTFIASAVWIGIVLARPAVRHLGLFAALALVVMLGAASMIAYTPVGPLVPALKSYWFIIHVSTIIIGTGIFLVGAVPAAMFLIRDGYDNGKRSFPYTLGKNVPEAGALERLTFRLHAFAFPLFTFGALIAGPIWAEASWGRYWGWDPKEVWAFISWIVYAGYLHARATPSVKRTVATWIALLGFVTMLMNLFGINLFFEGLHSYANAG
- a CDS encoding menaquinone biosynthesis decarboxylase — protein: MAPRGFPYEDLQSFLDALEAAGELRRVTVPVDPTLEISEVVTRTVREGGPALLFERPTRGSMPLAINLFGTEKRMAMALGVESLDEVGDRIGGMIKPELPVGWSGIREGIGKVLQLKSLPPRKVKTAPCQEVVLKGDEVDLGLLPGLQVWPGDGGIFHNFGLTHTKHPETGKRNLGLYRLQQHSRNTLGMHWQIHKDSTAHHAVAERLGQRLPVAIAIGCDPVVSYSASAPLPSDIDEYLFAGFLRGERVEMVDCLTVPLQVPAEAQIILEGYLEPGERLPEGPFGDHTGFYTPVEPFPVLHIECMTMRKKPIYHSIITSKPPQEDHGLGKATERLFRPLLKMLIPDIVDYDLPSAGVFHNCAIVSIRKRYPKHAQKIMNAIWGAHSMSFTKLIVIVDEDCDVHDYNEVAFRALGNVDYSRDLLLTEGPVDHLDHASYQQFWGGKAGIDATRKLPSEGYSRGWPEEMVMSGEVSSLVDKRWKEYGI
- a CDS encoding BldC family transcriptional regulator, giving the protein MDTGDRLLTPGEVAALFRVDPKTVTRWAAAGRIGSIRTPGGHRRFRESEVRALLEGDGVVEEMREDDAANRPRNAGPTNPGMGYGPPNGLR